From a single Mesorhizobium shangrilense genomic region:
- a CDS encoding molybdopterin-binding protein has translation MAKFEISRRKFLTGASLGVSGIMLSGCDAFDSQLGIGDGLRSFLENANGLTWRAQRLLAGRDSLAPEFTEADIRQPQRPNGVTAPDDDVYKGLLANNFADWRLEVTGLVEKPLSLTRDQIMNMPSRTQITRHDCVEGWSCIAKWTGTPLSLVLDQAVVKPQARYVMFHCLDTIDRSLAGDVKYYGTIDLIDARHPQTILAYGLNGKPLPVENGAPLRVRVERQLGYKMPKYLSKIELVDSFADVGEGRGGYWEDNGYDWYGGI, from the coding sequence ATGGCAAAGTTCGAGATCAGCCGCAGGAAATTCCTCACTGGCGCCAGCCTGGGCGTATCCGGCATCATGCTGTCGGGCTGCGATGCCTTCGACAGCCAACTCGGCATCGGCGATGGCCTGCGCAGTTTCCTGGAAAACGCCAACGGCCTGACATGGCGCGCGCAACGTCTGCTAGCCGGACGCGATTCGCTGGCGCCGGAATTCACGGAAGCCGACATCCGCCAGCCACAACGGCCGAATGGCGTCACGGCACCCGACGACGACGTCTACAAGGGCCTGCTCGCCAACAATTTCGCCGACTGGCGGCTTGAGGTTACAGGTCTTGTCGAAAAACCGCTGTCGCTAACCCGCGACCAGATCATGAACATGCCGAGCCGCACCCAGATCACCCGCCACGACTGCGTCGAGGGCTGGAGTTGCATCGCCAAATGGACGGGAACGCCGCTATCGCTGGTGCTGGACCAGGCCGTGGTCAAGCCGCAGGCACGCTACGTGATGTTCCATTGCCTCGACACGATCGACCGCAGCCTTGCCGGCGACGTCAAATACTACGGCACCATCGACCTGATCGATGCCCGACACCCGCAGACCATCTTGGCCTATGGCCTGAACGGCAAGCCGCTACCGGTCGAGAACGGCGCGCCGCTGCGCGTCCGCGTCGAGCGCCAGCTTGGCTACAAGATGCCAAAGTATCTTTCCAAGATTGAACTCGTCGACAGCTTCGCCGATGTCGGCGAAGGGCGCGGGGGTTATTGGGAAGACAATGGCTATGACTGGTATGGCGGCATTTGA
- a CDS encoding cytochrome b/b6 domain-containing protein, whose protein sequence is MESVVRSQSATGPDTPVSNEKTLIYRQSHWTRLTHWLWAISLFFMLLSGLQIFNARPQLYIGKQSGFEFNNTVFAIGAENTANGSRGYTEILGHRFDTTGVLGWSGPAGQETARGFPSWATIPSYYDLGTARVVHFFFAWILVTTLIVWLVASLINGHIRRDLAPRIDDIKRLPQDIIDHAKLKFHHTREYNTLQKMAYGGVLFVLLPLMIITGLAMSPSMNSVLPFLNDLLGGRQTARTIHFSVMVLLVLFFVVHILMIIAAGPINELRSIITGWYRTDPPAHDNKPAKRNS, encoded by the coding sequence ATGGAATCGGTTGTCAGAAGCCAATCCGCCACCGGGCCAGATACTCCGGTGTCGAACGAAAAAACGCTGATCTACCGGCAATCACACTGGACGCGGCTGACGCATTGGCTCTGGGCTATCTCACTATTCTTCATGCTGCTCTCGGGCTTGCAGATCTTCAACGCCCGCCCCCAGCTCTATATCGGCAAGCAGTCCGGCTTCGAATTCAACAACACGGTCTTTGCCATTGGCGCGGAAAACACCGCCAACGGCTCGCGCGGCTATACTGAAATCCTCGGGCATCGTTTCGACACCACCGGCGTGCTCGGCTGGTCCGGCCCGGCCGGCCAGGAGACAGCGCGCGGCTTCCCATCATGGGCGACGATCCCGTCCTACTATGACCTCGGCACCGCGCGCGTCGTGCATTTCTTCTTCGCATGGATATTGGTCACGACGCTGATCGTCTGGCTGGTCGCCAGCCTGATCAACGGCCATATCCGCCGCGATCTTGCGCCACGCATCGATGATATCAAGCGGCTGCCGCAAGACATCATCGACCACGCGAAGCTCAAATTCCACCACACCCGCGAATACAACACGCTGCAGAAGATGGCCTACGGCGGCGTGCTGTTCGTACTCTTGCCGCTGATGATCATCACCGGATTGGCCATGTCGCCGAGCATGAATTCGGTGCTGCCGTTCCTGAACGATCTGCTCGGTGGCCGCCAGACGGCGCGGACCATCCATTTCAGCGTGATGGTGCTGCTCGTGCTCTTCTTCGTCGTGCATATACTGATGATCATTGCCGCCGGTCCGATCAACGAACTCCGTTCGATCATCACCGGCTGGTACCGCACCGATCCTCCCGCACATGACAACAAACCCGCAAAGAGGAATTCCTGA
- a CDS encoding DUF1345 domain-containing protein, translating into MAAEIAMKSPMQRHMMFAVSACLGVLALVVALLLHAPLAYSIGANAFFAAYVILVVAQMPKFTGAYLSKNARATDQPVLVIFAVTLVVVCVAVVSLFLLINQKDKGHPIELGFALLSIPLGWFTIHAMAALHYAHVYWMDGDTTDAKTRKKAPVGGLLFPGDKRPEGWDFLYFSAVIGMTAQTADTNISTTHMRCVVLVHSILSFFFNTVIVAAAVNLAVSLGGP; encoded by the coding sequence ATGGCCGCCGAAATTGCGATGAAGAGCCCCATGCAGCGCCACATGATGTTCGCGGTGTCGGCCTGCCTTGGCGTTTTGGCACTTGTCGTTGCGTTGCTGCTTCACGCCCCGCTTGCCTATTCGATCGGTGCCAACGCATTCTTTGCCGCTTACGTTATCCTGGTCGTTGCCCAGATGCCGAAGTTCACCGGCGCCTACCTCAGCAAGAACGCGCGCGCCACCGATCAGCCTGTTCTGGTCATCTTTGCCGTGACGCTCGTCGTCGTCTGCGTTGCCGTCGTCTCATTGTTCCTGCTGATCAATCAGAAGGACAAAGGCCACCCCATCGAACTCGGCTTCGCGCTGCTGTCCATCCCGCTCGGCTGGTTCACCATCCATGCCATGGCAGCGCTCCACTATGCCCATGTCTACTGGATGGACGGCGATACCACCGACGCCAAGACCAGGAAGAAAGCTCCTGTCGGCGGCCTGCTCTTTCCAGGCGACAAACGGCCGGAAGGCTGGGATTTCCTGTACTTCTCGGCCGTTATCGGCATGACGGCGCAGACCGCCGACACCAACATCTCGACGACGCATATGCGCTGTGTCGTGCTTGTCCATTCGATCCTGTCGTTCTTCTTCAACACGGTCATCGTCGCCGCAGCCGTCAATCTCGCGGTCAGCCTTGGCGGTCCGTAA
- a CDS encoding YaiI/YqxD family protein, which translates to MTAPAIYVDADACPVKAEVEKVAERHGVVVTYVSNGGLRPSRDPMVRNVVVSKGADAADDWIVENAQANDIVVTADIPLAARSVALGAHVLGPTGRPFTPETIGMAVAMRDLKQHLRETGESKGYNASFAPQDRSRFLGELDRILRRALKTATPG; encoded by the coding sequence ATGACCGCACCCGCCATCTACGTCGACGCTGACGCCTGCCCGGTGAAAGCCGAAGTCGAAAAAGTGGCCGAGCGTCACGGCGTCGTCGTTACCTACGTCTCCAATGGCGGCCTGCGCCCTTCCCGCGATCCAATGGTCCGCAATGTCGTCGTCTCCAAGGGAGCCGACGCCGCCGACGACTGGATCGTCGAGAATGCTCAGGCCAATGACATCGTGGTGACTGCGGACATCCCGCTTGCGGCCCGCTCCGTGGCGCTCGGCGCGCATGTGCTAGGGCCGACAGGACGCCCGTTCACGCCTGAGACGATCGGCATGGCGGTGGCGATGCGTGATCTCAAGCAGCATTTGCGCGAGACCGGCGAAAGCAAGGGCTACAATGCCAGCTTCGCGCCGCAGGACCGTTCGCGGTTTCTCGGCGAACTCGACCGCATCTTGCGGCGCGCCCTGAAAACCGCCACACCGGGCTAG
- the gfa gene encoding S-(hydroxymethyl)glutathione synthase: MAEKLHPKIDNGLPKESASFAGGTLVCACTSKPVKVKIKGQIAHNHACGCTKCWKPEGAVFSVVAVAGTGDVTVTENGDKLKVVDASALIQRHACTGCGVHMHGPVERDHPFKGLTFIHPERFVEDGWSPPGFAAFVSSIIESGVDPKRMDGIRGQLKKTGLEPYDCLSPGLMDYIATWTAKKSGALPA, translated from the coding sequence ATGGCGGAAAAACTGCATCCGAAAATCGACAACGGCCTGCCCAAGGAAAGCGCGAGCTTCGCCGGCGGCACGCTGGTCTGCGCTTGCACCAGCAAGCCGGTGAAGGTGAAGATCAAGGGCCAGATCGCCCACAACCACGCCTGCGGCTGCACCAAGTGCTGGAAACCTGAAGGCGCTGTGTTCTCGGTCGTTGCCGTGGCCGGTACGGGCGACGTCACGGTCACCGAGAATGGCGACAAGCTCAAAGTGGTCGACGCGAGCGCGCTGATCCAGCGCCATGCCTGCACCGGCTGCGGCGTCCACATGCACGGGCCGGTCGAGCGCGACCATCCGTTCAAGGGCCTGACCTTCATCCATCCCGAGCGTTTTGTCGAAGACGGCTGGTCGCCTCCGGGCTTCGCCGCCTTCGTATCCTCGATCATCGAATCCGGTGTCGACCCGAAGCGGATGGATGGCATTCGCGGCCAGTTGAAAAAGACCGGTCTCGAACCCTACGATTGCCTCAGCCCGGGCCTGATGGACTATATCGCCACCTGGACCGCGAAGAAGTCCGGCGCCTTGCCGGCATAG
- a CDS encoding S-(hydroxymethyl)glutathione dehydrogenase/class III alcohol dehydrogenase gives MKTRAAVAVAAGKPLEIMEVDLEGPREGEVLVEIKATGICHTDEFTLSGADPEGLFPAILGHEGAGVVVDVGKGVTSLKKGDHVIPLYTPECRSCPSCLSRKTNLCTAIRATQGQGLMPDGSSRFSIGKDKIFHYMGCSTFSNFTVLPEIALAKVNPDAPFDKICYIGCGVTTGIGAVINTAKVEIGATAIVFGLGGIGLNVIQGLRLAGADMIIGVDLNNDKKAWGEKFGMTHFVNPKEIDGDIVPYLVNMTKRGADQIGGADYTFDCTGNTKVMRQALEASHRGWGKSVVIGVAGAGQEISTRPFQLVTGRTWMGTAFGGARGRTDVPKIVDWYMDGKIEIDPMITHTLKLEDINKGFDLMHEGKSIRSVVVY, from the coding sequence ATGAAAACCCGCGCCGCAGTCGCTGTCGCCGCCGGAAAGCCGCTTGAGATCATGGAGGTCGACCTCGAGGGTCCGCGCGAAGGCGAGGTGCTGGTCGAGATCAAGGCCACCGGCATCTGCCATACCGATGAATTCACCCTGTCGGGCGCCGATCCCGAGGGCCTGTTTCCCGCCATCCTCGGCCATGAGGGCGCCGGCGTCGTCGTCGATGTCGGCAAGGGCGTCACCTCGCTCAAGAAGGGCGACCATGTCATTCCGCTCTACACGCCCGAATGCCGCTCGTGTCCGTCGTGTTTGTCGCGGAAGACCAATCTCTGCACGGCGATCCGCGCCACGCAGGGCCAGGGGTTGATGCCGGATGGTTCGTCGCGCTTCTCGATCGGCAAGGACAAGATCTTCCACTACATGGGCTGCTCGACCTTCTCCAACTTCACCGTGCTGCCGGAGATCGCGCTGGCCAAGGTCAACCCCGACGCGCCCTTCGACAAGATCTGCTACATCGGCTGCGGCGTCACCACCGGCATCGGGGCGGTCATCAACACCGCCAAGGTCGAGATCGGCGCGACAGCGATAGTCTTCGGCCTCGGCGGCATTGGCTTGAATGTCATCCAAGGGCTGCGGCTTGCCGGCGCCGACATGATCATCGGCGTCGACCTCAACAACGACAAGAAGGCCTGGGGCGAGAAGTTCGGCATGACGCATTTCGTCAATCCGAAGGAGATCGACGGCGACATCGTGCCTTACCTGGTCAACATGACCAAGCGTGGCGCCGACCAGATCGGCGGCGCCGACTACACCTTCGACTGCACCGGCAACACCAAGGTGATGCGGCAGGCGCTGGAAGCCTCGCATCGCGGCTGGGGCAAATCGGTGGTCATCGGCGTTGCCGGGGCTGGCCAGGAGATTTCGACACGGCCGTTCCAGCTGGTCACCGGGCGGACCTGGATGGGCACCGCCTTTGGTGGCGCGCGCGGCCGCACCGACGTGCCGAAGATCGTCGACTGGTACATGGACGGCAAGATCGAGATCGACCCGATGATCACCCACACGCTGAAGCTCGAGGACATCAACAAGGGTTTTGACCTCATGCATGAGGGCAAGTCGATCCGGAGCGTCGTGGTTTACTAG
- a CDS encoding acetyl/propionyl/methylcrotonyl-CoA carboxylase subunit alpha — protein MFTKILIANRGEIACRVIKTARKMGIATVAVYSDADRDAVHVEMADEAVHIGPSPAAQSYLMPEKIIAACKATGAQAVHPGYGFLSERAAFCEALEAEGIVFIGPKPKAIKAMGDKIESKKFANAAKVSTVPGWLGVIENADHAEKIAGEIGYPVMIKASAGGGGKGMRIAWSQSEVRDGFDRARSEAKSSFGDDRVFIEKFVVDPRHIEIQVLADAHGNALYLGERECSIQRRNQKVAEEAPSPFLDAETRKAMGEQSVALARAVDYQSAGTVEFIVDKDKNFYFLEMNTRLQVEHPVTELVTGIDLVEQMIRVAAGEKLAIKQSDVKLNGWAVESRLYAEDPYRNFLPSIGRLTRYRPPEEGQFGDIVIRNDTGVTEGSEISMFYDPMIAKLCTWAPTRIEAIDAMSEALDSFVVDGIEHNIPFLAALMQHPRWREGRISTAFIAEEYPDGFAPIVPDADEKAVLASIATAVELLRRDRLDRLGGRLAPHSGALKRDWVVKIGEDYLSASILEGMISIPIEIDLSIEGGKALTVSSDWRPGDLIWQGKVGKSSVTAQIRPVANGLRIAWKGMSVTARVMLPRIAELERLMPEKVAPDTSKMLLCPMPGLVVSIAVVEGQEVKAGETLAVVEAMKMENVLRAERDLTVSKLNAKPGDSLAVDAVIMEFA, from the coding sequence ATGTTCACGAAGATTCTGATTGCCAACCGTGGCGAGATCGCCTGCCGCGTCATCAAGACCGCGCGCAAGATGGGCATCGCCACCGTCGCCGTCTATTCCGACGCGGATCGCGATGCCGTGCATGTCGAAATGGCCGATGAAGCCGTGCATATCGGGCCGTCACCCGCCGCGCAGAGTTATCTGATGCCTGAAAAGATCATCGCCGCCTGCAAGGCAACCGGAGCACAGGCCGTTCACCCCGGCTATGGCTTCTTGTCGGAACGGGCCGCTTTCTGCGAGGCGCTCGAAGCGGAAGGCATCGTCTTCATCGGCCCCAAGCCGAAGGCCATCAAAGCGATGGGTGACAAGATCGAATCGAAGAAGTTCGCCAATGCCGCCAAGGTTTCGACAGTGCCGGGCTGGCTCGGCGTGATCGAGAATGCCGACCATGCCGAAAAGATTGCCGGCGAGATCGGCTATCCCGTCATGATCAAGGCGTCGGCCGGCGGCGGCGGCAAGGGCATGCGCATCGCCTGGAGCCAGTCTGAAGTGCGTGACGGATTTGACCGGGCGCGCTCGGAAGCCAAGAGCTCGTTCGGCGACGATCGCGTGTTCATCGAGAAGTTCGTCGTCGATCCGCGCCACATCGAGATCCAGGTGCTGGCCGACGCGCACGGCAACGCACTCTATCTGGGTGAGCGCGAATGCTCGATCCAGCGCCGCAACCAGAAGGTCGCCGAAGAGGCGCCGTCGCCTTTCCTTGACGCCGAGACGCGCAAGGCGATGGGCGAGCAGTCGGTGGCGCTGGCCAGGGCCGTCGACTATCAGAGCGCGGGCACGGTCGAGTTCATCGTCGACAAGGACAAGAACTTCTATTTCCTTGAAATGAATACACGATTGCAGGTCGAACACCCGGTGACGGAACTCGTCACAGGCATCGATCTGGTCGAGCAGATGATCCGCGTTGCCGCCGGCGAGAAGCTCGCCATCAAGCAGAGCGACGTCAAACTCAATGGCTGGGCGGTGGAAAGCCGGCTTTACGCCGAAGACCCCTATCGCAATTTCCTGCCCTCGATCGGCCGGCTGACCCGCTATCGGCCGCCGGAGGAGGGACAATTCGGCGACATCGTCATCCGTAACGACACCGGCGTCACCGAAGGCTCGGAGATCTCGATGTTCTATGATCCGATGATCGCCAAGCTGTGCACCTGGGCGCCGACGCGTATCGAGGCGATCGACGCCATGTCGGAAGCGCTCGACAGCTTTGTCGTTGACGGCATCGAACACAATATCCCCTTCCTGGCGGCGCTCATGCAGCATCCGCGCTGGCGGGAAGGGCGAATATCGACGGCCTTCATCGCCGAGGAATATCCGGACGGTTTCGCGCCGATCGTGCCGGATGCCGATGAAAAGGCCGTGCTGGCGTCTATCGCCACCGCGGTGGAACTGCTGCGCCGCGACCGGCTCGACCGGCTGGGCGGACGGCTGGCGCCGCACTCGGGCGCCTTGAAACGCGATTGGGTGGTGAAGATCGGCGAGGATTACCTCTCGGCCTCGATCCTCGAAGGCATGATCTCCATCCCCATCGAAATCGACCTGTCGATCGAAGGCGGCAAGGCGCTGACAGTGTCATCCGATTGGCGGCCGGGCGACCTGATCTGGCAGGGCAAGGTCGGCAAGAGTTCGGTCACGGCGCAGATCAGGCCGGTCGCGAACGGCCTTCGCATCGCCTGGAAGGGCATGTCGGTGACCGCTCGCGTCATGTTGCCGCGTATCGCCGAACTTGAAAGGCTGATGCCGGAAAAGGTGGCGCCGGACACGTCGAAGATGCTGCTCTGCCCGATGCCCGGGTTGGTCGTGTCGATCGCCGTTGTCGAGGGGCAGGAGGTCAAGGCCGGTGAAACGCTGGCCGTGGTCGAGGCCATGAAGATGGAAAACGTGCTGCGCGCCGAACGCGACCTTACCGTATCGAAACTCAATGCCAAGCCGGGTGACAGCCTGGCCGTCGACGCGGTGATCATGGAGTTTGCGTGA
- the dnaE gene encoding DNA polymerase III subunit alpha, with the protein MADDRLPRDPLKREAAIQAARPEAPARPFIHLRVHSAYSLLEGALQLGKIVGHAVKDEAPAIAVTDTNNLFGALEFAQKAVKDGIQPIIGCQIALAFSGENSDGQRDRRRQGPDMRPVVLLAATEAGYAHLVKLVSRVYLETPPGEPVHLTTEMMRGYCDGLICLSGGPRGPIGIALKEDRRDLAEARLLTLKAMFGDRLYVELDRVSGYDRVIEQLSIDLAYTHELPLVATNEAFFSARDDYDAHDALIAIAEGSVVAADNRRRLTPDNFLRGQADMARLFADLPEAIDNTVEIAMRCSYYPKNRNPILPRFTGGDVADNDAAVQAEADELTRQAHEGLDARLAAHGPTKGYTVEQYRERLNFELGIITKMKFPGYFLIVADFIKWAKAQGIPVGPGRGSGAGSLVAYSTTITDIDPLRFSLLFERFLNPDRVSMPDFDIDFCQDRREEVIRYVQQKYGREQVGQIITFGTLQARAVLRDVGRVLQMPYGQVDKLSKMVPQNPANPVKLAEAIANEPRFAEEAEREPIVQTLLDMAQKLEGLYRHASTHAAGIVIGDRPLSELVPMYRDPRSDMPVTQFNMKYVEQAGLVKFDFLGLKTLTVLETAVKLIRRRGIEIDLANIPLDDAETYAMLSRGEVVGVFQVESAGMRKALIGMRPDCIEDIIALVALYRPGPMENIPTYNARKHGEEEMASIHPKIDHLVKETQGVIVYQEQVMQIAQELSGYSLGEADLLRRAMGKKIRAEMDKQRERFVSGAVERGVGKPQADFIFDLLAKFADYGFNKSHAAAYAVVSYQTAYLKAHYPVEFLAASMTLDMGNTDKLADFRQDALRLGIEVLAPSVMTSFRPFEVGENRIYYSLAALKGVGDAAVEHIVAMRGEKPFKNLADFCERVDPKIVGKRVFESLITAGALDCFGHDRASMMAGVERMMGLASLAQQNAVSGQHDIFGASLGAQSQALNLPMTEPWLAADRLHREFQVVGFYLSAHPLDEYKAALQKMRVQNWGEFSAAVKRGAAAGRLAGTVTSKQERKTRTGNKMGVIAFSDTSGQYEAVLFSEGLAQYRDLLEAGRSVVITVAAEDRPEGVNLRINSVQSLEDEASRIQKALRIFVRNATPINTLANQLTVRGEGQVSFVLIKEEGAGEVEIELPNRYRISPQIASAMRAVPGVVEVELV; encoded by the coding sequence ATGGCGGATGACAGACTTCCACGCGATCCCCTGAAGCGCGAAGCTGCGATCCAGGCCGCGCGCCCGGAGGCTCCGGCGCGTCCCTTCATTCATCTGCGCGTGCATTCGGCCTATTCGCTGCTCGAAGGCGCGCTCCAGCTCGGCAAGATCGTTGGCCACGCGGTCAAGGACGAGGCTCCGGCCATCGCCGTCACCGACACCAACAATCTGTTCGGTGCGCTGGAATTCGCGCAGAAGGCGGTCAAGGACGGTATCCAGCCGATCATCGGCTGCCAGATCGCGCTCGCTTTTTCCGGCGAGAACAGCGACGGCCAGCGCGACCGCCGGCGGCAGGGTCCGGACATGCGGCCCGTGGTGTTGCTGGCCGCCACCGAGGCAGGCTATGCGCATCTGGTCAAACTGGTCAGCCGCGTCTATCTCGAAACGCCTCCGGGCGAACCGGTGCATCTGACCACCGAGATGATGCGAGGCTATTGCGATGGTCTAATCTGCCTCAGCGGCGGACCGCGCGGCCCGATCGGCATTGCGCTGAAGGAAGATCGCCGGGATCTCGCCGAGGCGCGGCTTTTGACCCTCAAGGCCATGTTTGGCGACAGGCTCTATGTCGAGCTGGATCGGGTCTCCGGCTATGACCGGGTGATCGAGCAATTGTCGATCGATCTTGCCTATACCCATGAATTGCCGCTGGTCGCCACCAACGAGGCATTCTTCTCGGCGCGCGACGACTACGACGCGCATGATGCGCTGATCGCCATCGCCGAGGGCTCGGTCGTTGCCGCCGACAATCGCCGGCGGCTGACGCCCGACAATTTCCTGCGCGGTCAGGCCGATATGGCGCGGCTGTTCGCCGATCTGCCGGAAGCGATCGACAATACCGTCGAGATTGCGATGCGCTGTTCCTACTATCCGAAGAACCGCAATCCGATCCTGCCGCGTTTCACTGGCGGCGATGTCGCCGACAACGATGCCGCCGTGCAGGCGGAGGCCGACGAACTCACCCGCCAGGCACATGAAGGGCTCGATGCGCGGCTGGCCGCGCATGGCCCGACGAAAGGCTACACGGTCGAGCAATATCGCGAGCGGCTGAATTTCGAGCTCGGCATCATCACCAAGATGAAGTTTCCGGGCTACTTCCTGATCGTTGCCGACTTCATCAAATGGGCCAAGGCGCAAGGCATACCGGTCGGGCCGGGCCGCGGTTCGGGCGCCGGTTCGCTGGTCGCCTATTCGACGACCATCACCGATATCGATCCGCTGCGTTTCTCGCTGCTGTTCGAGCGCTTCCTCAATCCCGACCGCGTGTCGATGCCCGACTTCGACATCGACTTCTGCCAGGACCGACGCGAAGAGGTCATCCGCTACGTCCAGCAGAAATATGGCCGCGAACAGGTCGGCCAAATTATCACCTTCGGTACACTGCAGGCCCGCGCCGTGCTGCGCGACGTCGGCCGTGTGCTGCAAATGCCCTACGGCCAGGTCGACAAGCTGTCCAAGATGGTGCCGCAGAACCCGGCCAATCCGGTGAAGCTCGCCGAAGCCATCGCAAATGAACCGCGCTTTGCCGAAGAGGCCGAACGCGAGCCGATCGTGCAGACGCTGCTCGACATGGCGCAGAAGCTGGAAGGGCTCTACCGCCACGCTTCGACCCACGCCGCCGGCATCGTCATCGGCGACCGGCCGCTGTCCGAACTGGTGCCGATGTATCGCGACCCGCGCTCGGACATGCCGGTCACCCAGTTCAACATGAAATATGTCGAGCAGGCCGGGCTGGTGAAATTCGACTTCCTCGGCCTGAAAACGCTGACCGTGCTGGAGACGGCGGTGAAGCTCATTCGCCGGCGCGGCATCGAGATCGACCTGGCAAATATCCCGCTCGACGATGCCGAAACCTACGCCATGCTGTCGCGCGGCGAAGTGGTCGGCGTGTTCCAGGTGGAAAGTGCGGGCATGCGCAAGGCGCTGATCGGCATGCGGCCCGACTGCATCGAGGACATCATCGCGCTGGTTGCCCTCTACCGGCCGGGCCCCATGGAGAACATCCCGACCTACAACGCCAGAAAGCATGGCGAGGAGGAGATGGCGTCTATCCATCCCAAGATCGACCATCTGGTGAAGGAGACGCAGGGCGTCATCGTCTACCAGGAACAGGTGATGCAGATCGCGCAGGAGCTGTCCGGCTACTCGCTAGGCGAAGCCGACCTTCTGCGCCGCGCCATGGGCAAGAAGATCCGCGCCGAGATGGACAAGCAGCGCGAGCGCTTCGTCTCGGGCGCGGTCGAGCGCGGCGTCGGCAAGCCGCAAGCCGACTTCATTTTCGATCTCCTGGCCAAGTTCGCCGACTATGGCTTCAACAAGTCGCACGCCGCCGCCTATGCGGTCGTTTCCTACCAGACCGCGTATCTGAAGGCGCATTATCCGGTCGAGTTCCTGGCGGCGTCGATGACGCTCGACATGGGCAACACCGACAAGCTCGCCGATTTCCGCCAGGACGCGCTACGGCTTGGCATCGAGGTTCTGGCGCCATCGGTGATGACCAGCTTCCGTCCCTTCGAAGTGGGTGAGAACCGCATCTATTATTCGCTGGCAGCACTCAAGGGCGTTGGCGACGCGGCGGTCGAGCACATCGTTGCCATGCGGGGCGAAAAGCCGTTCAAGAACCTCGCCGACTTCTGCGAACGCGTCGATCCCAAGATTGTCGGCAAGCGTGTCTTTGAAAGCCTGATCACAGCCGGCGCGCTCGATTGCTTCGGCCATGACCGCGCGTCGATGATGGCGGGCGTCGAACGGATGATGGGGCTGGCGTCGCTGGCGCAGCAGAATGCGGTCTCCGGCCAGCATGACATTTTCGGTGCATCGCTTGGCGCCCAGTCACAGGCGCTCAACCTTCCGATGACCGAACCGTGGCTCGCCGCCGACCGGCTGCACCGCGAATTCCAGGTGGTCGGCTTCTATCTCTCGGCCCATCCGCTTGATGAATACAAGGCTGCCCTGCAGAAGATGCGGGTGCAGAACTGGGGCGAGTTCTCGGCGGCCGTCAAGCGCGGTGCTGCCGCCGGCCGTCTTGCCGGCACGGTAACGTCCAAGCAGGAGCGCAAGACGCGCACCGGCAACAAGATGGGCGTCATCGCCTTTTCCGATACATCCGGCCAGTATGAGGCCGTGCTGTTTTCGGAAGGGCTGGCGCAGTACCGCGACCTTCTGGAGGCTGGCCGCTCCGTTGTCATCACCGTTGCGGCCGAGGACAGGCCGGAAGGCGTCAATCTGCGCATCAACTCGGTACAATCGCTAGAGGATGAGGCAAGCCGCATTCAGAAGGCGCTGCGCATCTTCGTGCGCAACGCCACGCCGATCAACACGCTGGCGAACCAGTTGACCGTCAGGGGCGAGGGGCAGGTCAGTTTTGTGCTGATCAAGGAAGAGGGCGCGGGCGAGGTGGAGATCGAGTTGCCCAACCGCTACCGCATCTCGCCGCAGATCGCGTCGGCCATGCGCGCGGTGCCGGGCGTGGTCGAGGTTGAGCTCGTCTAG